A single genomic interval of Camelina sativa cultivar DH55 chromosome 11, Cs, whole genome shotgun sequence harbors:
- the LOC104722940 gene encoding COX assembly mitochondrial protein 2 homolog, with translation MHPPLTPHRHPMCLEIIEEFQKCHTDHPIGKFFGDCTQLKVKLDRCFRQEKAVKRKVNFEQSKKLQQRLKAIRKDETAET, from the exons ATGCATCCTCCACTTACACCTCATAGACATCCAATGTGTCTGGAG ATAATTGAGGAGTTTCAAAAGTGTCATACTGATCATCCGATTGGAAAGTTCTTCGGTGATTGTACACAGCTTAAAGTGAAGCTTGATCGATGTTTTCGCCAAGAG AAAGCTGTAAAGCGGAAGGTAAATTTTGAACAAAGCAAGAAACTTCAACAAAGACTGAAAGCTATAAGGAAAGACGAAACTGCAGAGACTTGA